The genome window ATCGAATGCCGCCCATAAAGTCAGAGAACCACGGCCATATCTTGGTGCCGTCAAACTCTCCGAGAAGAGTTGCGTGATGGAAGCCGATCCAGCCGCCGCGGCCTTCATCGATGTATTTCTGAAAGGCAGCAACGGCAGTGGGCGTCCACATGTATGGTGGGTAGTTCAATTGAATGAAGAGCTGATATTGCGAGAGAAATGCATCGTCGATCTTATCGGTGTTCTCAATGTAATCAATCGTGAAGTTGTCTTTGATCGCTTCCTGTGCAAGCCATATCTTTGCCGCATCGACAAAAGGTTTATGTATGCCGCCTGCTTCAGCGATTGCAATTACTTTGAATTTAGGCTGCTGAGACTGAGCCTGAAGACCGCGTGAACCGGCCAGGACAAGCATGAGCAGGAGAATGGCGATGTAGACGCGACGGAAAGCGCTGGATGATTTGAACAATGACGACAGTGGGAACACGGATACGTTACTCCCTTACCTCTGGTGTGCAACTGCGGAAAAGTCAGACATCGCGGAACAGGACAGAGGTCTGTTTCGCTGAGCGTGAGACTTGATAGGGTAGCGCTTTTGCTAGTTTGCAAGATCAGGAGCCGTGATGGCTACTGTTATCGTCTGCACTTTTGCAAGCTGGCAATGCGGCGAAAACATACTTGCGAACGATTACAAAGTATCTTAGGATGAATTGATTCGTCAAGAGAAATATGTGTCTGTGAGGTTTCACGATGACGCTACGCCTTCGCCGGAATTCAAGGTCCGCTAGTCTCTCCCGCTTTGCTTCTTTCTCTCTCATCATGATGTTTGGAATAGCCGCAGTTTGCACTGCGCGTGCTGAGGTAAGTGAAGCGCGTGGAGAATTGATCAGTCCAAACTCCATCGTTGCCAATTCTGTCACGGGCAAGATTTATGCAGTCGATTCGAAGAATGGTGTGGTGACTGTGATTACCGCTGCCAGTGATTCGGTGGCGACAATCAAAGTCGGAGATGCGCCTGTTTCGATTGCGATCAACGGGGCCACGAACACTGTCTACGTAGCGAATGAAGGCAGCGGCACTGTCACTGTGATTGATGGCGCGACGGACTCGCCGAAGGCGACCATCCAAGTGGGAGCGCGACCTTACTCGATTGCGACGAACGCCGGCACGAACAAAATCTACGTATCGAACACGTTCAGCAACCAGATCACAATCATTGATGGCGCAACCAACGCCACAAGCAAGATCAAGGCTGGTTCGGCTGATGTCATCGCTGCGGATGCCAAGGCAAATAAGATTTATCTGCTTGGATACGAGGGCACGAATCTTACGGTGCTGGATGGTGCGACCAATGCGATGTCGAAGATTCAAACGGGCGGTCACGTCTGGAGCCTTGCGATCGACGAGGGAGCGGGCAAACTCTATGTGACGCATGTAGGGAATGACAGTCTGCAGGTGATAGATATTGCAACTGGCGGCAGCACTTCGATCAAGACGGGAGCGTTTCCATGCGCTGTCGCGCTGAATCCGGCAACTGGCAAAATTTATGTTGTAGACAACGGAAGCGATAACGTGACGGTAATTGACTCCAGGAAAAACACAGTAATTGCCACGCTGAAAGTTGGAGTGAGGCCACAGGCGCTTGCTATCGATGCAAAGGCAGACAAAATCTATGTAGGCAATACGCATGGAAGCACCGTTACGGTGATCGATGGTAAAAGCAACTCCGTTGTAGAAACATTAGCCGGAGGGCTGCATCCGTATGCGTTAGCAGTCGATGCCGGTACAGGTAAAGTTTATGCAAAAGACTTCGGTGATCCGAATGCAACGGAGACTTCCGCGAGACTCGGCCTCGATTTAAAGCCTGCGAAGTAATTTACGAATCAGGAATTAGAAAAAGAGCTGTGCCTGAGCGATTCAATGCGAGGCACAGCTCTTTACTTATTTGGAGTGAGGGAGGCTGACCGCGTATAGATACCATGCTGCATGTGGCAACCATTCTTCCGCCCAGCGCCAGTCTTCATCTTTACCGGTGACCGCAAAACCTTCGTTCCAAGCGATGCCATCTTCATCGTCGAGTGCTGAGGTTATTCCATTCACGATTGCGCCGGGGGCGTTAGTGTACTTGTAAGACTTGAAGAACATATAAGCGGCCTGCCCGTGTCCCGCGCCACCCATCATGCTTGCGTCAAATGGATTACGACCGAGTATCCAGTGCAATTGGTTCCACGCATATGACTCAAGTTGCGTCTGGAATCCAGGGTCTTCGGTGTAATACGGAACGGCCAATCGTGCTGCCGAGGCCAACGAAGCAAGACGCGCGTTCTCTCCCTGCCACCACGGTGCGGCTTCCGTATCGTGTGGGAAGAAGAAGGCCGTACGCACCTGACCGTTGCCCATCTTCACGAGTTGCCTCGCGTAGTCGAAGGGATTGTTGATTTCGGCAGTTACTGCCAGCTCAGATGCAAGGGAACGCTTTACTGTTTGTAGAGCTCTGGTGCGCTCCTCCGGGCTGGCGATCTCTGCATACTGCAGAAGACTCACAACCGGCAGGCCTGCATCAGAGGGATGAAAGAACGGACGTGTGGCGTCATCTGCGCGCCAATAGTCGCTATGCCCCTGGGCAGTGATCAGACGTAGCATGAGGCTGTTGGCGCGGCTGGTTGCGGCGCTGCGATATTGCTCATCGTGCGTTGCACGGTACAACTCTGTTGCTGCCATGAGCGCGCAGTAATCGTCGAGGATATTTTCTTTGCCGTCGTTGAGTAGTTCACGATTATGTGACTGCAGGAAGGCGAAGGCTGTTTCAGCAGTCTTGAGATAAGTGCCGCGGGGAAAGTCTCCATCGACGGGCATCGTACTTGCCAATGCGAGTGAGGCAATGGCCATACCGCCGCCGGCGCGGAAGCTGGCTTCATACGAATGTGGTCCATCGGAGGTCCCGATGCGTTCGGTTGAATCAGTGGCGCTTTTCTTGATTTGCGTGCGCCAGTTTGGATTGCCGATGGCACGATCTTTGGCGAGCTTCTCGCGGCCAGGTCCGGTGATGCTTTCGTAGAAGGATCCTTCTGGGCGTTTAAGACGTACGAGATAGTCGGCGCCAAAAAGCCCTTCATCCAACATGCGGCGCTCATACTCGGTGAAGTTGTCGTCCCTGCGAGCGATCAAGGCCTGATAACTTTTGAGCATCGTCCACGCTACGAGCGGAACCTGCTGCGGATTGAAATAGGATGTTGGATTTTGGTGCGAGAGATGAATTCCGTAATCGCCTGTGGCGTCATACCAACCGCCATGTGCGTCAACAAAGCCGTGGCCATCGGGTGATGGCAGATGACTATCGGCGCGATCGATATCACCGCTGGAGCGCTGCCCTTTGAAATAAAAAACTACGTTGGAGAGAGTGTTGCGTTCAAGCACATCGTCATCGATATCGAAAGAACAGGACGCCACTTCACCGCTATCGGTCCTGGTGCTGATTGCGTAGTGACCCGGCTTTTGCCATGAAGAGAAGTCTGCGCTCCAGTAGGCATGATTGCCCCAGTTCTTTACTGAGTCAGCGCTTGTGAGATCGCCCTTCAGAACTGGCTTATCGGTATCAGTATCGATAAGGATGAACTGCTTTGGTTGCTCATGGCCAGTGGTCTGGATCAGCGCGATTTTGGGGGCATGCGTCTCGTAGCCTACCTGGTCGACCAGGACTTTGACCTGCGCGACGCAGGCGCTGGGCAGAAGGGCTACGCATGTTGCGGTCAGGAGTAGTTCAGGAATGCGCACGATGATTTTCCTCAAAGAATTGTTCCGAATTAGAGAGTCTGTATTAAGCCTGCAAATAAAAACTCGCCGCAACCAATGGTACCGGTTGCGGCGAGTG of Acidicapsa ligni contains these proteins:
- a CDS encoding ThuA domain-containing protein; its protein translation is MFPLSSLFKSSSAFRRVYIAILLLMLVLAGSRGLQAQSQQPKFKVIAIAEAGGIHKPFVDAAKIWLAQEAIKDNFTIDYIENTDKIDDAFLSQYQLFIQLNYPPYMWTPTAVAAFQKYIDEGRGGWIGFHHATLLGEFDGTKIWPWFSDFMGGIRFKDYIATFVSGKVNVEDKAHPAMKGLPSSFEIKDEEFYTYDKDPRPNVHVLASVDENTYTPDSKIKMGDHPVVWTNEHKKARNIYIFMGHRPEHFQNPAYTALFHNSILWAAGQ
- a CDS encoding glycoside hydrolase family 9 protein yields the protein MRIPELLLTATCVALLPSACVAQVKVLVDQVGYETHAPKIALIQTTGHEQPKQFILIDTDTDKPVLKGDLTSADSVKNWGNHAYWSADFSSWQKPGHYAISTRTDSGEVASCSFDIDDDVLERNTLSNVVFYFKGQRSSGDIDRADSHLPSPDGHGFVDAHGGWYDATGDYGIHLSHQNPTSYFNPQQVPLVAWTMLKSYQALIARRDDNFTEYERRMLDEGLFGADYLVRLKRPEGSFYESITGPGREKLAKDRAIGNPNWRTQIKKSATDSTERIGTSDGPHSYEASFRAGGGMAIASLALASTMPVDGDFPRGTYLKTAETAFAFLQSHNRELLNDGKENILDDYCALMAATELYRATHDEQYRSAATSRANSLMLRLITAQGHSDYWRADDATRPFFHPSDAGLPVVSLLQYAEIASPEERTRALQTVKRSLASELAVTAEINNPFDYARQLVKMGNGQVRTAFFFPHDTEAAPWWQGENARLASLASAARLAVPYYTEDPGFQTQLESYAWNQLHWILGRNPFDASMMGGAGHGQAAYMFFKSYKYTNAPGAIVNGITSALDDEDGIAWNEGFAVTGKDEDWRWAEEWLPHAAWYLYAVSLPHSK
- a CDS encoding YncE family protein: MTLRLRRNSRSASLSRFASFSLIMMFGIAAVCTARAEVSEARGELISPNSIVANSVTGKIYAVDSKNGVVTVITAASDSVATIKVGDAPVSIAINGATNTVYVANEGSGTVTVIDGATDSPKATIQVGARPYSIATNAGTNKIYVSNTFSNQITIIDGATNATSKIKAGSADVIAADAKANKIYLLGYEGTNLTVLDGATNAMSKIQTGGHVWSLAIDEGAGKLYVTHVGNDSLQVIDIATGGSTSIKTGAFPCAVALNPATGKIYVVDNGSDNVTVIDSRKNTVIATLKVGVRPQALAIDAKADKIYVGNTHGSTVTVIDGKSNSVVETLAGGLHPYALAVDAGTGKVYAKDFGDPNATETSARLGLDLKPAK